CAGCGGATTGGCCGCACAACTGATGCGCCTGCATGGGGCGCAAGGCTTTTTAGCGCAGGATCCAGCGACCCTGGTGCAAATGTATCGCGCGCCAGAGTCAGCGGATTGAGAACACGTGAAGGCTTGCGCTGATTGATTTCTTCCAGCACCGGGCGCAGCTCGTCCAGCGGCACCGGGCGGCTGAGCAGGTAGCCTTGAATGAAGTCTCAGCCCGAACGCTCAAGAAATTCGTACTGCTCCAGGCTTTCCACCCCTTCGGTGACCACCTGCAGATGCAGGGTGTGCGCCATGACGATGATCGCCTGGACAATTTCCATGTCCGCCGTGGCGGTGGGGATGTCGAGGATGAACGAGCGATCGATCTTCAAGGTGTTGAGCGGCAAACGCTTGAGGTAAGCGAGGGACGAATAGCCGGTGCCGAAATCATCGATCGACAGCGACACGCCGAGTGCGCGAATCTGCCGCAAAAGCACCAGGGTATTGGCGATATTGCCCATCAGGGCGTTTTCGGTTACTTCCAGTTCGAGCCGCTCCGGCGCAACACCGGCGATCCGCAGCGCGTTTTCGATCTCATCCGCCAGCTCCTCGCGGCCAAGGTTCAGCGGCGAGCAGTTCCAGGCGATCTTCAGATCCGCCCAGCCATGCCGCGACAGCTCGCCGAGATCCTGGCAGGCGCGGCGCAGCACCCAGTTATCCAGCTCGGCGATCAGACCGTTGTTTTCGGCGATGCCGATAAAGCGATCCGGGGTCAGCAAACCCTGCACCGGGTGCTGCCAGCGAATCAGCGCCTCAAGCTTGGTCACGCGCCCGGTTTTCAGCTCGAAAATCGGCTGGTAGTAGAGCATCAGCGCATCGTCTTCGCGCAGTGCGCTGCGCAGTTCTTCTTCCAGTTGCAGCTCGAAACTGGCGCGGGTCTTGAGGCTTGAATTGAAGAAATGCAGCCCGTTGCGTCCGGCAGCCTTGGATTGATAAAGCGCGAGATCAGCGTGTTTGAGCAGTTCTTCGCAGGTGGTGCCGTCCTCGGGAAACAGACTGATGCCGATGCTGGTGGTCATCACCATGCGGCGGCCGGCGAGTTCGATCGGTTCTTTCATCTTCAGCATGATGCGCTGGGCCATGCCGCGCGCCTCTTCGCGGTCGCGCAGGCTGATCAGGATGCAGAATTCATCGCCGCCGAACCGCGCAACCACGTCTTCGTGACTGCGCACCGAGCTTTTGATGTGCTGGGCGATGACTTTCAGCAGAGCATCGCCGGCGTCATGGCCGAGGCTATCGTTGATGCGTTTGAAGTGGTCGATGTCGAGAAACATCACCGCGAGCATGCCGCCCTCGCTGATCTTCTGACTGAGCTTCTCGGCGAACATCTGGTTGAAACCACGGCGGTTGATCAGGTTGGTCAGCGCATCGTAATTGGCCGCTTGCTGTAACGACATGCGCGCCTGATCGAGCTGGCTGAGCAAGGCGTTGACCCGGCGCAGATCCTGTTCCTTGTTTTGCAGCTTCTTGTCAGCGAGGGCGGCGCTGACGGCGCTGCCCAGAATCACCAGGGTAATCAGCGCCACGGTCAGCCCCAGTTGCAGGTGGCCGTTTTCGCCGCCGCTGGTTGCCGGGCCATCCTCGGGAATGACCAGATCCAGCGCGGCCATGCCGGTGAAGTGCATGCTGATGATGCCAGCGCCGAGAATCAGCGCCGCGCTGTATTTGAGCAATTGATGCGCCACGCCGCTGCCTTCGCTCAGATAGCGCGCGACACACAGGGCGGTGAAGCTGGCGCCGATGGCAATCGCCACCGACAGCGCAAACAGCCACGGTTGATAGTAGGCGGTGGCACTCGATTTCATTGCGGCCATGCCAACGTAATGCATGCCCGCGATGCCCAGCCCAATGAGAAACGCGGTTTTCAGGCAGTGCACCGCACTGGTCTGCGCATCGCTCAAGGTGTGCATGGCCAGCCACGAGGCGAGCAGCGCGATCAGCAAAGAGAGGAGGGTGATACCGAGGTCGTACTGAATGTCGATCGGCGTTTGGAAAGCCAGCATGCCAATGAAATGCATGGCCCAGATGCCGCCGGCCAGGCAGGTCGCGCCGATCCAGCGCCACAGCCGTCGCGAGCCCGGATCCTCGGCGTGCACCACGCGTTCGGCCATGTCGAGAGTGGCAAAACTCGCCGCGCAGGCGATCAGATAGGCCACCAGCACCAGCAAGGGGTTGTGGCTGCAGTCGAGCAGCACTTGCCCGCTCTCTGGTAGCTCGGTACCGATCTGCAAACCAAGCCAATCCATTGCATGCCCCGTCTTCGAAGTCGTCCTGACTGCGTCGTCGACGCAGGCGAATGACAGGAGTATAGAGGCGGTTTGCAGGCTGCAAGGCGTAGTGGCACATTGGCGCTAATGATTTCGGCATTAGCGCAATAGCGTTTTGCGCTAAGAAATCAGGCGATCTGTTCGAGCGGGATCTGCGCCCAGTCCGGTTGCAGCGGTGGCAAGCCGAAACGCGCGCGCGCCTTGTCGCAGTCGACGTTCTTTTCGCCGTTTTCCCATGACGATTCGAACTCGCGGCAAGGGCTGGAACGCAGCTCGTATATCGAACACTTCACTTCACTACCGACATCCCCCACCAGTGCCGTGCAACGCGGCGACTTGCAGTCGGTGCCGTTCATCGCTACCCGGCTGGGGCTGATCTGGGTGACCAGTTCATCGGGCACCGTGCCGCCTGAGGAAGCGCACTCACCCCAGAAAAAAGACACGCGAAAATGGGAACAGCAGGCACCGCAATTCAGACACGGACTGACTTCGGACATGGACGGGGGTATCAAAGGGATTGATCGGAAGATCCGGGCGGATCCGGCGGCCATTCTAGGCTTTGCCATGGCGTTGGGAAGGGGGGCGCGAAACTATTTTTTTGTCGCCGGATTTTGCCGGAAAAGCCCCGTATTTCGGGGTATTGCTGACATATCAAAGGCTTACGTTTCGTTACGGAGGGATGGGCCGATATCAGGCTGACGAATGATGACAGACAGCCCTCGCGCGGCTGACTAGATTGCACATTCCGGGCTCAAACGCGCTGGCAGTGAAGCCCCATAACAATAAAGAGACGGACCCATGCAGAACTCGACCCAAGCGGCGAATGCCTGGCGCATTCTGTTCCTGCTGTTCCTGGCCAACCTGTTCAACTTCTTCGACCGCACCATTCCGGCGATCATCATCGAACCGATTCGAATGGAATGGCACCTCAGCGACTTTCAGCTGGGGATTGTCGGCACCGCGTTCACCATCGTCTATGCAATTGCCGGTCTGCCGCTGGGTCGGATGGCTGACACCGGTTCGCGCAGCAAATTGATGGGCTGGGGCCTGGCGACTTGGAGTGCGCTGACCGCAGTCAACGGTCTGGTCGGCAGCTTCTGGAGTTTTCTGATCGTGCGCATGGGAATCGGCATCGGCGAAGCCAGTTATGCGCCGGCCGCCAACTCGCTGATTGGCGATCTGTTTCCGGCGCATCGCCGAGCGCGGGCCATGGGCATTTTCATGTTGGGGTTGCCGTTAGGGTTGTTGCTGGCGTTCTTCACCATTGGCTGGATGGTCAAGGCGTTCGACAGCTGGCGCGCACCGTTCTTTATTGCGGCGGTGCCGGGGCTGGTTCTGGCGATCTTCATGTTCTTCATCAAGGAACCGAAGCGTGGCGCGGCGGAAACCGTGCAGGTCTCGCAGGAGAAAGTCGACAAGCCGATCCGCCGGATTCTCGCGGTGCCGACCTTTCTGTGGC
This window of the Pseudomonas fluorescens genome carries:
- a CDS encoding YkgJ family cysteine cluster protein, with product MSEVSPCLNCGACCSHFRVSFFWGECASSGGTVPDELVTQISPSRVAMNGTDCKSPRCTALVGDVGSEVKCSIYELRSSPCREFESSWENGEKNVDCDKARARFGLPPLQPDWAQIPLEQIA